In Halopelagius longus, the following proteins share a genomic window:
- a CDS encoding long-chain fatty acid--CoA ligase: protein MPGATDQTLRPFLWRASKLFPDREVVSRTHDGVERYTYSEYEGRVGQLANALEAAGVERGDRVGTFCWNHHRHFETYFGVPSMGAQLHTINPLLPDHHVQYIVENAADAVIFVDPSLVEKLAGAYDEEAFASVERYVVMGEEVPETSLSPVTDYESFLAEEDDEYDWPDLPEEQPAGMCYTSGTTGKPKGVEYTQQMLWSHTMATLPESGLDIRSSDVVMPVVPMFHVNAWGLPFSATAAGAKHVYPGPSPSPEDLANLIEEEGVTLTAGVPTVWLGLLDYLDENDADVSSLDRIVIGGAAAPRSVIRRFDEEYDVDVVHSWGMTEMAPIGTVAHLKPGMESWDEAERYEKRAKQGLLAAGLEMRVVDDDGEEVPWDGEAFGELWVRGPWVTTEYYERPEANEEEFEGNWLKTGDVVTVDEEGYVQIVDRAKDVIKSGGEWISSVELENALMAHDDVAEATVVGVPHERWQERPVAFVVPKEGIDREALQSDLTEMVEADFPKWWVPDEVMFIEEVPKTATGKFDKKVLRDRYDDESIVAGKSPDDAAPASND, encoded by the coding sequence ATGCCCGGAGCAACCGACCAGACGTTGCGGCCGTTCCTGTGGCGCGCGAGCAAACTGTTCCCCGACCGAGAAGTCGTCTCGCGGACGCACGACGGCGTCGAACGGTACACGTACTCGGAGTACGAGGGCCGCGTCGGTCAGTTGGCGAACGCCCTCGAGGCGGCGGGCGTCGAACGCGGCGACCGGGTAGGGACGTTCTGCTGGAACCACCACCGACACTTCGAGACGTACTTCGGCGTCCCGTCGATGGGCGCGCAACTCCACACCATCAACCCTCTTCTGCCCGACCACCACGTCCAGTACATCGTCGAGAACGCGGCGGACGCGGTGATTTTCGTCGACCCCTCCTTGGTCGAGAAGTTAGCGGGGGCGTACGACGAGGAGGCGTTCGCCTCCGTCGAACGGTACGTCGTGATGGGCGAGGAGGTTCCGGAGACGTCGCTGTCGCCGGTGACGGACTACGAGTCGTTCCTCGCGGAGGAGGACGACGAGTACGACTGGCCCGACCTGCCGGAGGAGCAACCCGCGGGGATGTGTTACACCTCGGGGACGACGGGGAAACCGAAGGGCGTCGAGTACACCCAACAGATGCTGTGGTCGCACACGATGGCCACCCTCCCGGAGTCCGGACTCGACATCCGGTCTTCGGACGTGGTGATGCCCGTCGTGCCGATGTTCCACGTCAACGCGTGGGGTCTGCCCTTCTCGGCCACCGCCGCGGGCGCAAAGCACGTCTACCCCGGGCCGTCGCCGTCGCCCGAGGACCTCGCGAACCTCATCGAGGAGGAGGGCGTCACCCTCACCGCGGGCGTCCCGACGGTGTGGTTGGGACTGCTGGACTACCTGGACGAGAACGACGCGGACGTCTCCTCGTTGGACCGAATCGTCATCGGCGGGGCGGCGGCCCCCCGGTCGGTCATCCGGCGGTTCGACGAGGAGTACGACGTGGACGTGGTCCACTCGTGGGGGATGACGGAGATGGCACCTATCGGCACCGTCGCGCACCTCAAACCCGGCATGGAGTCGTGGGACGAAGCGGAACGGTACGAGAAACGGGCGAAGCAGGGCCTCCTCGCCGCCGGGCTGGAGATGCGCGTCGTCGACGACGACGGCGAGGAGGTTCCGTGGGACGGCGAGGCGTTCGGCGAACTGTGGGTCCGCGGCCCGTGGGTGACGACGGAGTACTACGAACGCCCGGAGGCCAACGAGGAGGAGTTCGAGGGGAACTGGCTGAAGACGGGCGACGTGGTGACCGTAGACGAGGAAGGGTACGTCCAGATAGTGGACCGCGCGAAGGACGTGATCAAGTCCGGCGGCGAGTGGATATCGAGCGTCGAACTGGAGAACGCCCTCATGGCCCATGACGACGTCGCGGAGGCTACCGTCGTCGGCGTCCCGCACGAACGCTGGCAGGAACGACCCGTCGCGTTCGTCGTCCCCAAGGAGGGAATCGACCGCGAGGCCCTCCAGTCCGACCTCACGGAGATGGTCGAAGCCGACTTCCCGAAGTGGTGGGTGCCCGACGAAGTGATGTTCATAGAGGAGGTTCCGAAGACGGCCACGGGCAAGTTCGACAAGAAGGTGCTCCGGGACCGGTACGACGACGAGTCGATAGTGGCCGGGAAGTCGCCCGACGACGCCGCGCCCGCCTCGAACGACTGA
- a CDS encoding acyl-CoA dehydrogenase family protein: protein MELLDDTVVPEHARDVKQEAREFAEEHIAPNAQEYFDSAEYPWDILEAGMDAGLVAQDIGEEYGGRGFDLQQILAINEEFYRADAGIALTLMLASFGCEIVEQYGTEDQKEEYLRPVAENDQISGLAVSEPQTGSDMAGMTTKAEKTDEGYVLNGEKYWVGNAVEADWLTVYAKTGEGEDRYSNYSMFIVPTDAEGYEAEHIPEKMGMRASKQGHIVFDDCVVPEENLIGTEGGGFYMLAEFFNHGRVVVGGHGLGLAAAAIEATYEFVHDREAFGRNIADFQATQHTLAEMRMEFEAARALNWRAAEKVQNGEDAGFWAAACKTKSTETATDCSERGMQLHGGRSILSERRIARVFRDARIPVIYEGANEIQRNLIYRQWT, encoded by the coding sequence ATGGAACTTCTCGACGACACCGTCGTTCCGGAACACGCCCGAGACGTGAAACAGGAGGCGCGAGAGTTCGCGGAGGAGCACATCGCGCCGAACGCGCAGGAGTACTTCGACTCGGCGGAGTACCCCTGGGACATTCTGGAGGCGGGGATGGACGCCGGCTTGGTCGCCCAAGACATCGGCGAGGAGTACGGCGGACGCGGGTTCGACCTCCAGCAGATTCTCGCCATCAACGAGGAGTTCTACCGCGCCGACGCCGGTATCGCCCTGACCCTGATGCTCGCGTCGTTCGGATGCGAGATAGTCGAACAGTACGGCACCGAGGACCAGAAGGAGGAGTACCTCCGCCCCGTGGCCGAGAACGACCAGATTTCGGGGCTGGCCGTCTCCGAACCGCAGACGGGGTCGGACATGGCCGGGATGACGACGAAAGCCGAGAAGACCGACGAGGGGTACGTCCTCAACGGCGAGAAGTACTGGGTCGGAAACGCCGTCGAAGCCGACTGGCTCACCGTCTACGCGAAGACGGGCGAGGGCGAGGACCGCTACTCCAACTACTCGATGTTCATCGTCCCGACGGACGCCGAGGGCTACGAGGCAGAACACATCCCCGAGAAGATGGGCATGCGCGCCTCCAAGCAGGGACACATCGTCTTCGACGACTGCGTGGTGCCCGAGGAGAACCTCATCGGCACGGAGGGCGGCGGGTTCTACATGCTCGCGGAGTTCTTCAACCACGGGCGCGTCGTCGTCGGCGGCCACGGACTCGGACTCGCCGCGGCGGCCATAGAGGCGACGTACGAGTTCGTCCACGACAGGGAGGCGTTCGGGCGCAACATCGCCGACTTCCAAGCGACCCAACACACCCTCGCGGAGATGCGCATGGAGTTCGAAGCCGCGCGCGCACTCAACTGGCGCGCCGCCGAGAAAGTCCAGAACGGCGAGGACGCCGGGTTCTGGGCGGCGGCCTGTAAGACCAAATCCACCGAGACGGCGACGGACTGTTCCGAACGCGGGATGCAACTCCACGGCGGCCGCTCCATCCTCTCGGAACGCCGCATCGCCCGCGTCTTCCGCGACGCTCGCATCCCGGTCATCTACGAGGGCGCAAACGAGATTCAGCGCAACCTCATCTACCGGCAGTGGACCTGA
- a CDS encoding N-acyl homoserine lactonase family protein — protein sequence MVDASIRLLDRGRVVADAGFVLDGHTMGTAANPNPDHEMREFVVWSAVIDHPEGTYLWDTGSHPDAGDGYWPDPLYATFQHVDADEHPLEDDLAAAGYSPSDVDAVVTSHLHLDHAGGLAAFEGTDVPVYVHEDELKYAYYSAKTDEGSIAYLADDFDRDLNWRVVHRHRRTLAEDFELLHLPGHTPGVMGARIDLPEETVLVAGDECYVDENYAGEVPLGPGLLWSERDWFESLRTLKEIARRTGADVLYGHDKHRFESFGDGWNLS from the coding sequence ATGGTCGACGCGAGCATCAGACTCCTCGACAGGGGGCGAGTCGTCGCCGACGCGGGGTTCGTCCTCGACGGGCACACGATGGGCACCGCGGCGAACCCGAACCCCGACCACGAGATGCGGGAGTTCGTCGTCTGGAGCGCGGTGATAGACCACCCCGAGGGGACGTACCTCTGGGACACGGGGTCGCACCCGGACGCCGGGGACGGGTACTGGCCCGACCCGTTGTACGCGACGTTCCAACACGTCGACGCCGACGAACACCCCTTGGAGGACGATTTGGCGGCGGCGGGCTACTCCCCATCCGACGTCGACGCCGTGGTGACGAGTCACCTCCATCTCGACCACGCGGGCGGCCTCGCGGCGTTCGAGGGGACGGACGTGCCGGTGTACGTCCACGAGGACGAACTGAAGTACGCCTACTACTCCGCGAAGACGGACGAGGGCTCCATCGCCTACCTCGCCGACGACTTCGACCGGGACCTGAACTGGCGCGTCGTCCACCGGCACCGCCGCACCCTCGCGGAGGATTTCGAGTTGCTCCACCTGCCGGGGCACACCCCCGGCGTGATGGGCGCGCGAATCGACCTGCCGGAGGAGACGGTCCTCGTCGCGGGCGACGAGTGCTACGTAGACGAGAACTACGCCGGGGAGGTTCCCCTCGGGCCCGGCCTGCTTTGGTCCGAACGCGACTGGTTCGAGAGCCTTCGAACGCTGAAAGAGATAGCGCGCCGCACCGGCGCGGACGTACTGTACGGCCACGACAAGCACCGGTTCGAGTCGTTCGGCGACGGCTGGAATCTGTCGTGA
- a CDS encoding DUF7835 family putative zinc beta-ribbon protein — translation MSKSKSGLTELTEYCDRCDAHTPHEVSITLKTESSKQVNQEFSREPYRATKCVHCGEETLQRMNDA, via the coding sequence ATGTCCAAAAGCAAATCGGGCCTCACCGAACTGACCGAGTACTGCGACCGGTGTGACGCCCACACTCCCCACGAAGTCTCGATCACCCTCAAGACCGAGAGCTCGAAGCAGGTCAACCAAGAGTTCTCGCGGGAGCCTTACCGGGCGACGAAGTGCGTCCACTGCGGTGAAGAGACGCTGCAGCGGATGAACGACGCCTGA
- a CDS encoding response regulator transcription factor, producing the protein MTDSPDGTPTDERTVLVADDEAALTDSLAVWLSDEYAVRTAYSGREAIDAYDSTVDAVVLDRRMPGLSGEQVFERLRDRPGDTRVALLTATDPDFSREDGDAPQFDEYLTKPATKEEVLAAVERLLERSSPSRSG; encoded by the coding sequence ATGACCGACTCCCCCGACGGCACGCCGACGGACGAACGAACTGTTCTCGTTGCGGACGACGAGGCCGCACTCACCGACAGCCTCGCCGTTTGGCTATCCGACGAGTACGCGGTCCGAACAGCGTACTCGGGCCGCGAAGCGATCGACGCCTACGACTCGACGGTCGACGCCGTCGTTCTCGACCGTCGGATGCCCGGTCTCTCGGGCGAACAGGTGTTCGAACGACTGCGCGACCGACCGGGCGATACGCGAGTCGCGTTACTCACGGCGACCGACCCCGACTTTTCCCGCGAGGACGGCGACGCTCCCCAGTTCGACGAGTATCTCACGAAACCGGCGACGAAAGAGGAGGTACTGGCGGCGGTCGAACGACTCCTCGAACGGTCGTCGCCGTCCCGTTCGGGGTGA
- a CDS encoding bacterio-opsin activator domain-containing protein has product MSTKRSPSPESEDQSATPVVLVVDDDEDLADTCEYWLRDDYDVRVAYGGQEALDAADETVDVVLLDRRMPTVSGDDVLESIEERGLDCRIAMMTAVEPDTDIVDMQFDDYLVKPVTKTDVRETVEELLVRSNFEDEVQRFFALESTETVLESRDADELRDPKTLESLRAHVESLRDERADEIALRQRQLDHLHHVNDLLRQVDRAIVDATTREEIEETVCLSVADEESYRGAWIARYNRAMDDVSSRAAAGVDAARLSDLSETVRPLVRDAVESKTVRVVERITDEHREAAFPSEHAPETPVAAIVVPVLYRDTTYGALVVYADGPSEFFEEHVEVFEQLGRSIGNGINAAESKRLLYGDTAVELEFEHDDDDDLFVELTRRLGGTLTLKGFAPESNDSVACYVAADGVDSESLLEEATKHPAVERARIVTQNGSETLFEWEITDSAVLVTFVSFGADVNTLSVTDGHGTVVATVAPDADLRALIDAVQRSFSEISVVAKREVERSVQSTDAFRHELENKLTDRQRDVLETAFVSGYFEWPRGSTAEEVAASLDISAPTFHEHLRSGERKLIETFFDETSPDAGDERARSD; this is encoded by the coding sequence ATGTCCACCAAGCGTTCGCCGAGTCCGGAGAGCGAAGACCAATCGGCGACGCCGGTCGTTCTCGTCGTTGACGACGACGAAGACTTGGCGGACACGTGCGAGTACTGGCTACGCGACGACTACGATGTTCGCGTCGCGTACGGCGGACAGGAGGCCCTCGACGCGGCGGACGAAACCGTGGACGTCGTCCTCCTCGACAGGCGCATGCCGACCGTCTCCGGCGACGACGTCCTCGAATCCATCGAGGAGCGCGGGTTAGACTGCCGCATCGCGATGATGACCGCCGTCGAACCCGACACCGACATCGTCGACATGCAGTTCGACGACTACCTCGTCAAGCCCGTCACCAAGACGGACGTCCGAGAGACGGTCGAGGAACTGCTCGTCCGGTCGAACTTCGAAGACGAGGTCCAGCGGTTCTTCGCGTTGGAGTCCACCGAGACGGTACTGGAGAGCCGGGACGCCGACGAACTGCGGGACCCAAAGACGCTCGAATCGCTCCGCGCGCACGTCGAGTCGCTCCGGGACGAACGCGCGGACGAGATAGCGCTCCGCCAGCGACAGCTCGACCACCTCCACCACGTCAACGACCTGTTGCGGCAGGTGGACCGAGCGATAGTCGACGCGACGACGCGCGAGGAGATAGAGGAGACGGTCTGTCTCTCCGTGGCCGACGAGGAGTCCTATCGGGGCGCGTGGATAGCCCGCTACAACCGAGCGATGGACGACGTGAGTTCCCGGGCCGCCGCCGGCGTGGACGCCGCCCGACTGAGCGACCTCTCCGAGACGGTGCGCCCCCTCGTGCGCGACGCCGTCGAGTCGAAGACGGTCAGGGTCGTCGAGCGAATCACGGACGAGCACCGCGAGGCGGCGTTCCCGTCCGAGCACGCCCCCGAGACTCCCGTCGCCGCCATCGTCGTCCCCGTCCTGTACCGCGATACGACGTACGGTGCGCTGGTCGTCTACGCCGACGGCCCCTCGGAGTTCTTCGAGGAACACGTCGAGGTGTTCGAACAACTCGGGCGGAGCATCGGCAACGGCATCAACGCCGCCGAGTCGAAGCGACTCCTCTACGGCGACACGGCGGTCGAACTGGAGTTCGAACACGACGACGACGACGACCTGTTCGTCGAACTGACGCGGCGACTCGGCGGGACGCTCACCCTGAAAGGGTTCGCCCCGGAGTCGAACGACAGCGTCGCCTGCTACGTCGCCGCCGACGGCGTCGACAGCGAGTCGCTGTTGGAGGAGGCGACGAAGCACCCGGCGGTCGAACGCGCCCGCATCGTCACGCAGAACGGTTCCGAGACGCTGTTCGAGTGGGAGATAACCGACTCGGCGGTGCTCGTGACGTTCGTCTCGTTCGGGGCGGACGTGAACACGCTGTCGGTCACCGACGGCCACGGTACCGTCGTCGCCACCGTCGCGCCCGACGCCGACCTCAGAGCGCTCATCGACGCCGTTCAGCGCTCGTTCTCCGAAATCAGCGTCGTCGCCAAGCGAGAGGTCGAGCGCTCGGTCCAATCGACGGACGCGTTCCGCCACGAACTGGAGAACAAACTCACCGACCGCCAGCGGGACGTGTTGGAGACGGCGTTCGTCTCGGGCTACTTCGAGTGGCCCCGGGGGAGCACCGCCGAAGAGGTGGCGGCGTCGCTCGACATCTCCGCGCCGACGTTCCACGAGCACCTGCGCTCGGGCGAGCGAAAACTGATAGAGACGTTCTTCGACGAGACGAGTCCCGACGCGGGCGACGAACGCGCGCGGAGCGACTGA
- a CDS encoding PAS domain-containing protein — protein sequence MEDSRNDPERRLDTDVREHLDRVSDAVFALDSEFRFTYLNEKAQRLLERDESDLLGSVVWEEFPGATGTEFQRQYERALREMEEVTFTEYYAPLETWFEVNAFPSETGLTVYFRDVTAQRERERRIEVQRDRLDLLETFTHVVADVSNATEEAVSRTHIEQMVCSRLVETTSLRFAWAGRFEGSGEELIPSAWAGHEDGYLDEVTITADDSETGRGPAGRAATTGEVQVSHSIETDPEFEPWREAALERGYRSCACLPLRYDDRTYGILGLYAGRENAFAEPRDDAGPLDRLADTVAHAVHTVERRERERELRRRREEFSALVKDVEEYAIFRLDAEGHVASWNRGAEEIKGYEEHEILGRHFSTFYPEEYREEDLPAELLERAAEEGQANHEGWRVRKDGSRFWASVAITALTDEEGNLRGYIKVVRDMTDRKRRERRLEAVFNKTFQFMGLLEPDGTVVKVNDAAVQFAATDRDDLIGHPFWEVPWWGGDDEVAGLRDAIRWAAAGEFVRFETNAGAPDSENEATVDVSITPVTDETGEVVLLVLEGRDITERKRREHELRRERERIEFVNRVLRHNLLNGLNVVSARADILGDFVPEDGQTHLETLRDRVEEMADLVETMRSFTRAVGQESHNLEPVELGSTLAHELEAIDDEYDRATVATDGPIPEVEVMADELLSTVFEHLLTNAVQHNDKDEPRVTVSVAPGEEYVEVRVADNGPGVSDEAKERIVDKSVEELSTPGGGFGLFLVKELIDCYGGTITVGDNDPEGAVFTVSLPTA from the coding sequence ATGGAAGATTCTCGAAACGACCCGGAGAGACGCCTCGATACGGACGTCCGTGAACACCTCGACCGAGTGTCGGACGCCGTCTTCGCCCTCGACTCGGAGTTTCGGTTCACCTACCTGAACGAGAAGGCCCAGCGGTTGCTCGAACGCGACGAGTCCGACCTCCTCGGGTCGGTCGTCTGGGAGGAGTTCCCCGGCGCGACGGGGACGGAGTTCCAGCGACAGTACGAACGCGCGCTACGGGAGATGGAGGAGGTGACGTTCACCGAGTACTACGCCCCCCTCGAGACGTGGTTCGAGGTGAACGCGTTCCCCTCCGAGACGGGACTTACCGTCTACTTCCGGGACGTGACGGCGCAACGCGAACGGGAGCGGCGGATAGAGGTCCAACGCGACCGACTCGACCTGCTCGAGACGTTCACCCACGTCGTCGCCGACGTCAGCAACGCGACGGAGGAGGCGGTATCTCGGACCCACATCGAGCAGATGGTGTGTAGCCGCCTCGTCGAGACGACGTCGCTTCGGTTCGCGTGGGCCGGGCGCTTCGAGGGGTCGGGCGAGGAACTCATCCCCTCGGCGTGGGCCGGACACGAGGACGGCTACCTCGACGAGGTGACCATCACCGCCGACGACTCCGAGACGGGGCGGGGCCCGGCGGGGCGCGCGGCGACCACCGGCGAGGTGCAGGTGTCGCACAGCATCGAGACGGACCCGGAGTTCGAACCGTGGCGCGAGGCCGCACTCGAACGCGGGTACCGCTCCTGTGCCTGCCTCCCGTTGCGGTACGACGACCGGACGTACGGCATCCTCGGCCTGTACGCCGGACGCGAGAACGCGTTCGCCGAACCGCGCGACGACGCCGGACCGTTAGACAGGCTGGCGGACACCGTGGCTCACGCCGTCCACACGGTGGAACGGCGGGAGCGCGAACGCGAACTGCGCCGCCGCCGCGAGGAGTTCTCCGCGTTGGTGAAGGACGTAGAGGAGTACGCCATCTTCCGTCTGGACGCCGAGGGCCACGTCGCGAGTTGGAACCGCGGCGCCGAGGAGATAAAGGGCTACGAGGAACACGAGATACTCGGTCGGCACTTCTCGACGTTCTACCCCGAAGAGTACAGGGAGGAGGACCTCCCGGCGGAACTGCTCGAACGCGCCGCCGAGGAGGGGCAGGCCAACCACGAGGGGTGGCGCGTCCGGAAGGACGGGTCGCGGTTCTGGGCGTCCGTCGCCATCACGGCGCTGACCGACGAGGAGGGGAACCTCCGCGGGTACATCAAAGTCGTCCGCGACATGACCGACCGGAAGCGCCGCGAACGCCGTCTGGAGGCGGTGTTCAACAAGACGTTCCAGTTCATGGGCCTGTTGGAACCCGACGGAACCGTCGTCAAGGTGAACGACGCGGCGGTGCAGTTCGCCGCGACGGACCGCGACGACCTCATCGGCCACCCCTTCTGGGAGGTTCCGTGGTGGGGGGGAGACGACGAGGTGGCCGGACTGCGCGACGCCATCAGGTGGGCCGCCGCCGGCGAGTTCGTCCGGTTCGAGACGAACGCGGGCGCGCCGGACAGCGAAAACGAGGCGACCGTCGACGTCTCCATCACGCCAGTGACCGACGAGACGGGCGAGGTGGTGCTTCTCGTCCTCGAAGGGCGCGACATCACGGAGCGAAAGCGGCGGGAACACGAACTGCGGCGCGAACGCGAGCGAATCGAGTTCGTCAACCGCGTCCTCAGGCACAACCTCCTCAACGGGCTGAACGTCGTGAGCGCGCGGGCCGACATCCTCGGCGACTTCGTCCCCGAAGACGGCCAGACGCACCTCGAAACGCTCCGCGACCGGGTCGAGGAGATGGCGGACCTCGTAGAGACGATGCGGTCGTTCACGCGGGCGGTCGGACAGGAGTCGCACAACCTCGAACCGGTCGAACTCGGCTCGACGCTCGCACACGAACTGGAGGCGATAGACGACGAGTACGACCGCGCCACCGTCGCCACCGACGGTCCCATCCCCGAGGTGGAGGTGATGGCCGACGAACTCCTCTCGACGGTGTTCGAACACCTCCTGACGAACGCCGTCCAGCACAACGATAAAGACGAACCTCGGGTGACGGTGTCGGTCGCCCCCGGCGAGGAGTACGTCGAAGTTCGCGTCGCCGACAACGGCCCGGGCGTTTCGGACGAGGCCAAGGAGCGAATCGTCGACAAGAGCGTCGAAGAACTCTCGACGCCCGGCGGCGGGTTCGGTCTCTTCCTCGTGAAAGAACTGATAGACTGTTACGGCGGCACCATCACCGTCGGGGACAACGACCCCGAAGGCGCGGTGTTTACGGTGTCGCTCCCGACAGCCTGA
- a CDS encoding DUF7563 family protein — translation MPECQNCGSFVTQNYVRVFAPQDNDDPRVCPHCEDMMRDGSDVREARSKRVT, via the coding sequence GTGCCTGAGTGCCAGAACTGCGGGTCGTTCGTGACGCAGAACTACGTCAGGGTGTTCGCGCCGCAGGACAACGACGACCCGCGCGTCTGTCCCCACTGCGAGGACATGATGCGCGACGGGTCGGACGTCCGCGAGGCGCGGTCCAAGCGGGTGACGTAA
- a CDS encoding UPF0058 family protein — protein sequence MKKNELVHYHALLREISTDFADRGIVTRDDFDEYRRLDVSPVALRASRDDHEEAVLLLAEVLSRAAERSTDEATPGTESSADERPVPSW from the coding sequence ATGAAGAAGAACGAACTGGTCCACTATCACGCCCTGCTCAGGGAGATATCCACGGACTTCGCGGACCGGGGCATCGTCACGCGCGACGACTTCGACGAGTACAGGCGACTCGACGTGTCGCCGGTGGCGCTTCGAGCGTCGCGCGACGACCACGAGGAGGCGGTCCTGCTGCTGGCCGAGGTTCTCTCTCGCGCCGCGGAGCGGTCCACCGACGAGGCGACTCCGGGCACCGAGTCGTCCGCCGACGAGCGTCCCGTTCCCTCCTGGTGA
- a CDS encoding MutS-related protein, which produces MRLEDYWGVGPKTSERLAETLGVERAVEAIEESDIRALSEAGIPRGRAVRILRRANGAAGMEALGTRDARDVYDDLLTLASQYAVTEHAADRIRVTTPLEDEDAREDRLDRVLAARDAWASLDDDAREAVLDAFAEYDEAGGTDRAAVETALTLREAGLRGRTFDTLDGVDDDALRDAAGALGYVNEDGTVAEGADEELDRLRETLASVESLESGALDVLESVRARGVQSLDEFRSAFVEYVAQETELRRGRIESAAAEDAYDEADFASASLRTLVEELEADVAEREADVAADLREDVESAREDVDAAVEAVSDIAFELSLGRFAVEHDLHRPKLVEDGLAVAGARNLALSGDVQSVTYGVGTHGLADDAGGADDAPRPPSGDRVTVLTGANSGGKTTLLETLCQVTLLAMMGMPVPAERAEVGSFDSVVFHRRHASFNAGVLESTLKSIVPPLSSEDRTLMLVDEFEAITEPGRAADLLNGLVDLTVEQDALGVYVTHLADDLDPLPPEARIDGIFAEGLTEDLALRVDYQPRFGTVGKSTPEFIVSRLVANSRDRAERRGFEALAAAVGEEAVQRTLSDAEWTES; this is translated from the coding sequence ATGCGACTTGAGGACTACTGGGGGGTCGGTCCGAAGACGAGCGAACGCCTCGCGGAGACGCTGGGCGTCGAACGGGCCGTCGAAGCGATAGAGGAGTCCGACATCCGCGCGCTCTCGGAGGCGGGCATCCCGCGCGGGCGGGCCGTCCGCATCCTCCGCCGAGCGAACGGCGCGGCGGGGATGGAGGCTCTCGGAACGCGCGACGCGCGCGACGTCTACGACGACCTGTTGACGCTCGCGAGTCAGTACGCCGTCACCGAACACGCGGCGGACCGCATCCGCGTCACGACGCCGTTGGAGGACGAGGACGCTCGGGAGGACCGCCTCGACAGGGTTCTCGCCGCCCGAGACGCGTGGGCGTCGCTCGACGACGACGCCCGAGAGGCCGTCCTCGACGCCTTCGCGGAGTACGACGAGGCGGGGGGGACCGACCGCGCCGCCGTCGAAACGGCGCTGACGCTCCGCGAAGCGGGTCTCCGCGGGCGGACGTTCGACACCCTCGACGGCGTAGACGACGATGCGCTCCGCGACGCCGCGGGCGCACTCGGGTACGTGAACGAAGACGGCACCGTCGCCGAGGGGGCCGACGAGGAACTCGACCGCCTGCGGGAGACGCTGGCGTCCGTCGAATCGCTGGAGAGCGGTGCCTTGGACGTGCTCGAATCCGTCCGCGCCCGCGGCGTCCAGAGCCTCGACGAGTTCCGGTCGGCGTTCGTCGAGTACGTCGCACAGGAGACGGAACTCCGCCGAGGACGAATCGAGTCCGCCGCCGCCGAGGACGCCTACGACGAGGCGGACTTCGCCAGCGCGTCGCTGCGAACGCTGGTCGAAGAACTCGAAGCCGACGTGGCGGAACGCGAGGCCGACGTCGCCGCCGACCTGCGGGAGGACGTGGAGTCGGCCCGCGAGGACGTGGACGCGGCGGTGGAAGCCGTCTCCGACATCGCTTTCGAGCTCTCCTTGGGTCGGTTCGCCGTCGAACACGACTTACACCGCCCGAAACTCGTCGAGGACGGCCTCGCCGTCGCCGGGGCGCGCAACCTCGCGCTCTCGGGCGACGTGCAGTCGGTCACCTACGGCGTCGGGACGCACGGACTCGCCGACGACGCCGGCGGCGCGGACGACGCGCCGCGTCCGCCGTCGGGCGACCGGGTGACCGTCCTCACCGGGGCGAACAGCGGCGGGAAGACGACGCTCTTGGAGACGCTCTGTCAGGTGACGCTGCTCGCGATGATGGGGATGCCCGTCCCCGCCGAACGCGCCGAAGTCGGTTCGTTCGACAGCGTGGTGTTCCACCGCCGGCACGCCAGCTTCAACGCGGGCGTCCTCGAATCGACGCTGAAGTCCATCGTCCCGCCCCTCTCCTCGGAGGACCGCACGCTCATGCTCGTAGACGAGTTCGAGGCCATCACGGAGCCGGGACGGGCCGCCGACCTGCTCAACGGACTGGTGGACCTCACGGTCGAACAGGACGCACTCGGCGTCTACGTCACCCACCTCGCCGACGACTTAGACCCGCTCCCGCCTGAGGCCCGCATCGACGGCATCTTCGCGGAGGGGTTGACCGAGGACCTCGCCCTCCGCGTCGACTACCAACCGCGGTTCGGCACCGTCGGCAAGTCCACGCCGGAGTTCATCGTCTCCCGCCTCGTCGCCAACTCCCGAGACAGGGCGGAACGCCGCGGCTTCGAGGCGCTGGCGGCCGCCGTCGGCGAGGAGGCTGTCCAGCGAACGCTCTCGGACGCGGAGTGGACGGAGTCCTGA